The proteins below are encoded in one region of Loxodonta africana isolate mLoxAfr1 chromosome 5, mLoxAfr1.hap2, whole genome shotgun sequence:
- the JCHAIN gene encoding immunoglobulin J chain, giving the protein MKNRLLFWGVLAIFVKAVLVTAQDKDERTLLVDNKCKCVRITSRIIPSKEDPSQDIVERNIRIIVPLNNRENISDPTSPLRTKFVYHLSDLCKKCDPVEVELDNQVVTATQSNICDEDSETCYTYDRNKCYTNTVPLIYGGKTKMVTTALTPDSCYRD; this is encoded by the exons ATGAAGAATCGTTTGCTTTTCTGGGGAGTCCTGGCCATTTTTGTTAAAGCTGTTCTTGTGACAG CCCAAGACAAAGATGAAAGGACCCTTCTTGTTGACAACAAGTGTAAGTGTGTCCGGATTACTTCCAGGATCATCCCTTCTAAAGAAGATCCTAGCCAGGATATTGTGGAAAGAAACATCCGAATTAT tgttcctCTGAACAACAGGGAGAATATCTCTGATCCCACCTCGCCACTGAGAACCAAATTTGTGTACCATTTGTCTGACCT CTGTAAAAAATGTGATCCCGTAGAAGTGGAGCTGGACAATCAGGTGGTTACTGCCACCCAGAGCAATATCTGTGATGAAGACAGTGAGACCTGCTATACTTACGACAGAAACAAGTGCTACACTAATACGGTCCCACTGATCTATGGTGGTAAGACCAAAATGGTGACAACGGCCCTGACACCGGATTCCTGCTATCGTGATTAA
- the ENAM gene encoding enamelin: protein MVLIQAYDYFGEKMLLLQCRPGASFSKLDNLASNGKMKILLVFLGLLGNSIAMPMQMPRMPGFSSKSEEMMRYGQFHFMNSPHMSQLGPLYGNGLQHPQPFPQYQVPMWPQPPPNTWRPKKPSGPSGLKRQSKTNQIQETPKPNQPQPKMPSPKQPLKQPTQDPPQPTEETQPARAFPPFQNGLFPYQRPPWQVGQRVPPGYGRPPISNEEGGNPYFGYFGYHGFGGRPPYYSEEMFEQDFEKPKEKDPPKAESPATEPTVNSTAPETNSTQANVPGPGGSKGGNDTTPTGNSQGPNPGNNPTAQNGISPPTVNVSNQGVARSQIPWRQSHPNIHENYPHPSVRGFPTGRQWRPTGTAMGHRQNGPFYRNQQVQRGARWNSFTLEGKQAARPGNPAYRKAYPSISRGNYLNHAGNPANFRRKPQWPNKYPVGANVAPLGTKHSTAGRSEKIQNPREKTLGQKERVVVPTRDPPGPWKNSQDYGLNKSNYKLPHSEGNIQVPSFNSINQRENSYYPRGDPRTVQNSDGQTHNKYLPKGIVLEPRRIPYESQTNRPELKHGTYHPVYPEEIPSPAREHFPAGRNHWNNQELSPTLEEDPGRQEEPLPHPSHGSRGSVFYSEYNPYDPRENSPYLRSNTWDERGDSLNTMRQPENPLYPVNTPNQKETVPYDEEDPIDPTGDEHFPGPGRWAKEESSFKVSPTVRHYEGQQYASNQPKEYLPYSLDNPSKPKEDFPYGEFYHWGPDENFPPYNTAPTIPPPVESRGYFVDNADEREESTLFPSWNSWDHRIQAQGPNERGPYFNRNFWDQTTNLHKAPASLPDYKESQPYSSNSPAGLQKNPTWHDSENLNYGMQITRLNSPEGDHLAFPDLIPQSYPADQEEANLFHLSQRGPCCAGGPTGPKDNPLALQDYTPSFGLAPGENQDTSPLYTEGSHTKHARHIISPTSILPDPRNSSEKTLPGESQNPSPFRDDVSTLRRNAPCSIKNQLGQRGMMPLPETSSLQLNAPCLKSDLGGDENNVKEQMFEDNQPNERTVDLIPEQLVIGTPDEDPTPEAIQSEVLGNEGDRQPQRAPSILQLPCFGKLAKHHFSGTGTPSSNGRQGPFDGDPIIPTELAEVATEAQFNSVDVNTLNAGEHTPFESNPQDQVQDCLLLQA from the exons GCTTATGACTATTTTGGTGAAAAAATGCTGCTGCTGCAGTGCAGGCCTGGAGCCTCTTTTTCTAAGCTAGATAACTTG GCATCAAATGGAAAAATGAAGATTCTCCTGGTCTTTCTAGGTCTGCTTGGTAATTCCATTGCTATGCCa ATGCAAATGCCCCGAATGCCTGGATTTAGCAGTAAAAGTGAAGAG ATGATGCGGTATGGTCAATTCCACTTTATGAACTCCCCGCAT ATGTCACAACTGGGCCCCTTGTATGGAAATGGCCTGCAACACCCTCAGCCCTTCCCTCAGTACCAGGTGCCCATGTGGCCTCAGCCACCACCAAATACATGGCGCCCAAAGAAACCCTCAGGTCCCTCAGGACTCAAACGCCAGAGCAAGACTAATCAAATCCAGGAGACTCCGAAACCGAACCAGCCTCAGCCAAAAATGCCATCACCAAAGCAGCCTTTAAAGCAGCCTACACAGGACCCACCTCAGCCCACAGAAGAAACCCAGCCAGCTCGG gCATTTCCACCATTCCAGAATGGGCTATTTCCCTATCAACGACCACCATGGCAAGTTGGACAG AGGGTACCACCAGGTTATGGACGCCCACCAATCAGCAATGAAGAAGGAGGA AATCCTTACTTTGGATATTTTGGATATCATGGATTTGGGGGTCGCCCACCTTATTATTCAGAAGAGATGTTTGAACAAGATTTTGAAAAACCCAAAGAAAAAGATCCCCCTAAAGCAGAGAGTCCAGCTACAGAACCCACAGTTAATTCAACTGCTCCTGAGACTAATTCAACCCAAGCAAATGTGCCTGGTCCTGGAGGGAGTAAGGGAGGAAATGACAccaccccaacaggaaacagtcAAGGTCCAAACCCAGGAAACAACCCTACAGCTCAAAATGGGATTTCTCCCCCTACGGTTAATGTTTCAAACCAGGGAGTAGCAAGAAGTCAAATTCCATGGAGACAAAGTCACCCAAATATTCATGAAAATTATCCACATCCTAGCGTCCGAGGTTTTCCTACAGGACGACAATGGCGTCCTACTGGTACTGCCATGGGTCACAGACAGAATGGGCCTTTTTACCGAAATCAACAAGTTCAAAGGGGTGCTCGGTGGAACTCCTTTACTTTGGAAGGCAAACAAGCAGCTCGTCCAGGAAATCCAGCTTATCGCAAAGCTTACCcttccatttcaagaggtaattaTCTTAATCATGCAGGAAACCcagcaaatttcagaagaaagccTCAGTGGCCAAATAAATACCCTGTGGGAGCCAATGTTGCCCCATTGGGAACCAAACATAGTACTGCTGGGCGCTCTGAAAAAATCCAAAATCCAAGAGAGAAGACACTAGGTCAAAAAGAAAGAGTAGTTGTTCCTACAAGGGATCCACCTGGCCCCTGGAAAAACTCTCAAGATTATGGACTGAATAAATCAAATTACAAGTTGCCTCATTCTGAGGGCAACATTCAAGTTCCAAGCTTTAATTCTATCAATCAACGAGAAAACTCCTATTACCCAAGAGGAGATCCAAGGACAGTTCAAAACTCTGATGGACAAACCCACAACAAGTATTTGCCCAAAGGGATTGTTTTAGAACCAAGGAGAATTCCATATGAATCACAAACTAATCGGCCAGAATTAAAGCACGGTACGTATCATCCCGTATACCCTGAGGAAATTCCTTCCCCTGCAAGAGAACATTTTCCTGCTGGAAGAAACCATTGGAACAACCAGGAACTCTCTCCAACTCTTGAGGAAGACCCTGGAAGACAGGAAGAACCTTTGCCTCATCCTTCCCATGGCTCTAGAGGAAGTGTTTTCTACTCTGAATATAACCCCTATGATCCCAGGGAAAACTCACCATACCTTAGAAGCAATACATGGGATGAGAGAGGTGATTCTCTCAATACCATGAGGCAACCAGAAAATCCATTGTACCCCGTGAATACTCCAAACCAGAAAGAGACAGTCCCTTATGATGAAGAGGACCCAATTGACCCAACTGGAGATGAACATTTCCCAGGACCAGGGAGATGGGCTAAGGAGGAGTCCAGCTTTAAAGTAAGCCCAACAGTTAGGCACTACGAAGGTCAACAATATGCCTCAAATCAGCCAAAAGAATACCTTCCCTATTCCTTAGATAATCCTTCGAAACCCAAGGAGGATTTTCCATATGGTGAATTTTACCACTGGGGCCCAGATGAGAATTTTCCACCATATAATACGGCTCCTACTATACCACCACCTGTGGAGAGCAGGGGCTATTTTGTTGATAATGCTGATGAACGAGAAGAAAGCACTCTATTTCCTTCTTGGAACTCCTGGGACCACAGGATTCAAGCTCAAGGACCGAATGAAAGAGGGCCATATTTTAACAGAAATTTCTGGGACCAGACAACAAATTTACACAAAGCTCCAGCTAGCCTACCAGACTATAAAGAGAGCCAGCCCTATTCCAGTAACTCCCCAGCTGGGCTTCAGAAAAATCCAACCTGGCATGACAGTGAGAATTTGAACTATGGCATGCAAATTACTAGGTTAAATTCACCAGAGGGGGATCATTTGGCTTTCCCAGACTTAATTCCTCAAAGTTACCCAGCTGATCAAGAAGAAGCAAATTTATTTCACCTAAGTCAAAGAGGTCCTTGCTGTGCTGGTGGTCCCACAGGGCCCAAGGACAATCCACTTGCTCTACAAGACTACACTCCATCCTTTGGTCTTGCACCAGGGGAGAACCAAGACACCAGCCCTCTATATACAGAAGGTAGTCATACTAAGCATGCAAGACATATCATCTCCCCTACAAGCATCCTACCTGACCCAAGGAACAGCTCAGAGAAGACGCTGCCTGGGGAAAGCCAAAACCCAAGTCCTTTTAGAGATGATGTGTCCACTCTAAGGAGGAACGCACCATGTTCTATAAAGAATCAACTGGGCCAAAGGGGAATGATGCCTCTTCCTGAAACCAGCTCCCTTCAGTTGAATGCACCATGTCTCAAAAGTGATCTTGGCGGAGATGAGAATAATGTTAAGGAACAAATGTTTGAAGACAACCAACCCAATGAAAGAACTGTTGACCTTATTCCTGAGCAACTTGTTATAGGTACCCCTGACGAAGATCCTACACCAGAAGCAATCCAAAGCGAAGTCCTAGGAAACGAGGGTGACAGGCAGCCACAGAGGGCACCTAGCATCCTACAGTTACCATGCTTTGGCAAATTAGCAAAGCATCACTTCTCTGGCACTGGGACTCCATCTAGCAATGGAAGACAAGGCCCATTTGATGGGGATCCAATTATTCCTACTGAATTGGCTGAGGTAGCTACTGAGGCACAGTTTAATAGTGTGGATGTAAATACACTTAATGCAGGTGAACACACGCCATTTGAATCCAATCCACAGGACCAGGTACAAGACTGCTTATTACTTCAGGCTTAG